CGACGATGCTTCCGCATGGAAACGCATGATCGGACATCTGCGTGACGCGGAGCAATCCTTTGGCCGGAAATGTCGCGTACTGATGGATCTCGCTGACCCCAAATTACGGACGGGACCCATTGAACCTGGAGATCAAGTCATCAAGTGGAGCCCTCGACGAAATCTACTCGGCCAGGTAACGGCTCCTGCAAGAATTTGGATGTTTCCTGAAAAACAGGCGTCCGCCGCCCCCTCACCGGCAGACGCCTGCTTGCCGGTCCAAGTCTCCTGGCTGGACCGATTGACTGTCGGTGATCGGATCGTCTTTGACGACCAGCGAGGATTACGCTGCGAGATTCGTGTTGTTGAGTCAGTCGGTCAATGTCGTTGGGCGGAGGCGGTTCGCACGGCCTACGTCACACCTGGAACGACACTTCGGCAAAGGGTGGGCAAGAAAAAGCAACGAGATACCAAAGGATGCCGAAAAACAAAATTGGGGCCGCTACCGTCACAGGAGCAGGTTTTGATTCTCAATGTTGGCGACACACTAATCCTGACACACGATAAGGTCGCCGGGCGGCCGGCGCAATTGGATGTCGACAACAAAGAAATTATGCCCGCCCAAATTGGCCGTACGCTGCCGACCATCTTTGCGGATGTTCGGGCAGGGGAGACCATCTGGTTCAATGACGGAAAAATTGGAGGTGTTATCGAGCTGGTGGAGTCACAGCAAGTAACTGTCCGAATCACCCAGGCACGGGAGTGCGGGGAGAAACTGAGGGCAGACAAGGGAATCAATTTGCCGGACAGCACCCTGCGACTGCCTGCCTTGACCGAGAAGGACATCAGAGATCTTCCATTTGTCGCCGCTCATGCTGATATCGTTGGATATTCGTTTGTGCGGGACGCTGATGATGTCGATGAATTGGAGGCGCGACTTCATGTATTGGGTGGGGAGCACCTTGGCATCGTCCTAAAGATTGAAACTCGTGGAGCGTTCGAACAGCTTCCATCCTTATTGGTGGCATCGATGCGCACTCCATGTGACGGTGTGATGATCGCTCGCGGCGACCTGGCTATCGAGTGCGGATTCGAGCGGTTGGCAGAGGTTCAGGAACAGATTCTTTGGATTTGCGAGGCTGCTCATGTGCAGGTGATTTGGGCCACCCAGGTTCTGGAGGGCGTTGCAAAAGACGGACTGGCGTCCCGCGCCGAAGTCTCCGATGCAGTGACTAGCCAGCGCGCAGAGTGCGTGATGCTGAACAAAGGGGAACACATTGTGAAGGCATTGCAAACCTTGGACAATATTCTCCAACGGATGCAATCGCATCAGCACAAGAAGCGCTCAATGCTGCGCCCGCTTGAGCTTGCGAGCCGCTTCCCGTAATTGTAAACCGGATGGCATTACCCTCTTGACTGAATTTCAACGCATGCTGAACCGCTTGCTTGCTAGTTCGGTGACTGGCAGGGCATTCATCGGCATTCCCTTTACCGAATTTCAGGAGTTGTCAGCGATCTAGTCCGTCCCCCACTGCTTTTCCGAACGGATATCCGGTTGAAAATCGAGATATTCACTTCATTTTGATCGGCAGCTCGACTTCATAATAGCGTGAGTCGGGCGACACTTGAGGGCTGTTGTAACCCAGCACACGTAAATTTCCCGCCCGTTCATGATCAGTTGCGTGCTGCGCCAGCCAGCGCTCTAGCCGTCGTTCAACTTCAGATAGCTTCACGCGATCGTTGTCCCCTTTTAATCCGATGGAAACTGTCGTCAAAGCGGGAATGTCTTGTACCGTCACGCCCCCCAATTTGTCTCCCGTTTTGCCTAACTTCGTATCGCCATAGATGAACGCCATATCGATTTGCTCCAGTACCTGCTTGTCATTGGCACGATACGTCATTTCCACCGGGGCAGTCATTTCGATACGGTTCAACGTGATATGGGCAAAGAGCTTGAAAAACCCAGAGTTCTTTTCTGATGCCGTCCGCGCCAGGCGGTACGCGGGATACTGTTTCAATTCGATCTCTCCCACTGGCGTCGGCTCGGGAAACCCCGCGGGCAGGTCAGCCTCTTTCTTCATTTTGAACGTCAGCAGATCATATGACGCGCTGAGGGCTGTCTCCAAAGTTTCACCGCTCGTGGCGGCTTGCAGTTGCTCCGCGATCAACACATTCTTGGCGCACTTTTCTTGAACGACTTTGGCGACGGCCTGGAATGTCTGCAGGCGTTCGGCGGCCGGCTGATCTTTCGCCTTTGCAAAGCCGTCCGCAATCAATTTCGCCGATTGAGAATTCATCGAATCTTCAACTATAGCCGGCTCGTCACTGAGCGAAACTTCCAACAGTCCAGTCAGCGAAGCGAACAGCAGCAACATTAGCATCCGTAACATTAATTGTACTCCTCGATGAAAAACTGTCCGATCTTCACGGCACCGCGTCAGGTGCGACGGGCAAATGCTGGATAAACGCCCACTTCGAATGCCGTCAATAAACCAACCCAGTAATCGGTATTCGTTGGAAGTTCGCTGGCGGATTCATCTTTTCAGGAAAAAAAGCTCCTTACCGTTTCAGGTAGCACCACCTCTACGGATCGGAAGCGATCCAGTTTCCTTTGGTGCCCGATAACTCTGTGCACCTAACGCCGGATGCGCCCACACATCAGGTAACAGCTACTGTTCGGAACCACAAACGGCCGATCCGTTTGCGAGTTATACCGATCTACCAGCGCGACCGAAGCTGGAGTCACTGTCATTCGATCCGCAGTTCGCACTCGATTTTCAACCTTATTTTGAATCCGCTGGCGAGGTCTGAGCGAACGCTAGGGAGAGCAGCTCACGTTTGTCGACAAAATCGTTTTTTAGCCTGGAAAATTCCGAACCATTCGCAAAGGGAATCTGAACATGAAGTCGTTTGTAGCTCGTATGTTGGCGCTTGCAGTCGTGTTGGGTGCCTCGGCAATTGCCGGTGCTGAAGAGAAGAAAGACATTGTGGACACGGCGGTTGGTGCCGGCAGTTTTAAGACGCTGGTGGCGGCCGTAAAAGCTGCCGACCTCGTCGAAACGTTGAAGGGCAAGGGTCCGTTCACAGTGTTCGCTCCAACGGACGAAGCGTTTGCCAAGCTGCCGGCAGGCACGGTTGAATCGTTGTTGAAGCCGGAAAACAAGAAGAAGCTGATTGCCGTCCTGACCTATCACGTCGTACCGGGTAAAGTGATGGCAAAGGACGTCGTCAAGCTTACCGAGGCCAAAACCGTGCAAGGATCTGCCGTTAAGATCGTTGTCAAAGAGGGCAAAGTGAGTGTCGACGACGCGAATGTTGTCACGACAGACATTGAGACCAGCAACGGCGTGATTCACGTGATCGACGCGGTCATCCTGCCGAAGTAGTTCGCAGCACGATCGATGATCCAACGTCGACGAGGTCGGTAGTGCTACCGGCCTCGTCGCATTGCTGGCCCTGCAAGGGGAGGTTGATTTGCAAGTTCCGCTTTTGCCTCGCATCGCGAGCGGCGATTCAAGCGCCGTCGACGAATGCATCGAGAGATATGGTGGCCTCGTGTGGTCGCTGGCCCGACGACTCTCGCCCTCCGTAGCCGACGCCGAAGACGCTGTTCAGGAGATCTTCGTTGACTTGTGGAAAAATGCGGATCGGTTTCGCGAGGAGGTCGCCGGCGAAACAACCTTCGTAGCCATGCTGGCTCGTCGTCGTTTAATCGATCGGCTCCGCAAATCTCGCCGCGAATTAGAATCACATCCCATCGATGAGATGGCCTTGCAATATGCAGGTCCGCCCCAGACGCCGGCTGCCGAGTTGGCGGAAGAAGGTTCACGTGCCACGGCGTGCCTCGAGCATTTGCGGAGCGACGAACGAAGAGTTCTGGAACTTTCGATTTATCATGGCTTGCCTCAGTCACGGATTGCCGAACAGACGGGGTTGCCCCTGGGCACGGTCAAGACCCACGCGCGACGTGGCTTGTTGCAGCTCCGAGATTGCATGCAAGTGCGCGGCCAGCGGCGTCCGCAAGGAGTGGAAGTGCTATGAGCAAACACTCAACCACCGACCCCAATCGCTGGGAAGAACTGCAGGTGGCACGACTGCTGTTCGGCCTGACCGCGGAGGAGCAGGCGGAATACGACGACTCGGCCCGTCAGATGCCTGCCGAAGAACTTGATCCGTTCGACACTGTGGTCGCTAACCTGGATGTGGTCTGGTCGAACATGCCATCGGAACCCTTGCCGGAACATCTGCGTCGAGCGATTCGAGTTCGAGCCGAACAAGAGTTGGCTACCAAGCCTATTGTTTCGGTGGCCAAGCCCACGATCAATGCGACAGCTACGATTGGTGTAAGCCAATATCTACCCTGGCTAGTTTCCGCCGCATGCTTAATGCTCGCGGTGTTCACCTGGGTCTCTAACCGACCGGCAGAGAACGCAGGCCCAGACGTCGCCCAATTGAGGGCCGAATTGATTGCAGCCAAAGAAGGACTTGTACAGGCGAATTGGTCGGCGGGAACCACGCCCATCGGGAATGCGACGGGCGATGTGGTCTGGAGTGGTCCGCGGCAACAGGGTTTTATGCGTTTTCGTGGGTTGCCGGTTAACACTCCTACGAAAGAGCAGTACCAATTGTGGATCTTCGACAAAAATCAAAGCGACAAGACGCCGATCGATGGTGGGGTGTTTGACATCGCAACTTCAGAAGAAGTGATCATCCCGATCCACGCTAAGCTGCGAGTTCAGGACGCCTTCATGTTTGCGGTCACAATCGAAAAACCTGGTGGAGTGGTGGTGTCGTCTCGCGAACGATTGCCACTCCTGGCCAAGGTCGAGTGACGACAACTAAGCCGTCAGCCCGATCCCCTTCATGAACGACTTGCCAAGGATTTCACAAACCCCTGATCGGGTTAATGGTGCGTTTCAATTCGGTCGGAACTCGGGGTTGGTCTACCCGAGCCATTTCTCGCCTGAATCCTCTGTCACGGAGCCCCACTTAGTGGGTGATCGGCACGTGCTCCTTTGCCCTTTCGTGTCGAGGAAAGCCATATGGACCGCATCGCAATTCTCGGAGCTACGGGCAGCATCGGCGGCGCGCTTGCACGTCGATTGGTGAGACATGGTCGCAACGTGCTGCTGATCGGTCGGAATGGGGAAAAACTCGAACAGCTCGGCACTGAACTGAGCCAGCCGTTCGCTGCAGCCGACCTCAGCAGTTCTCAGTCGCTGGAAGACGCCCTGATGTCTGCTTTGGCAACGAACGACGGTCTCGGTGGCATGGTGAACTGCGTTGGCTCGGTCTTGCTCAAGCCCGCGCATGCCACCAGCGACGACGAGTTCCGCCAGGTCCTGGAAACCAATTTGTTCAGCGCCTTTGCAGCAGTGCGTGCCGGGGCCAGGCTCCTGCGAGAGCGCGGGGGAGCGATTGTGCTGTTTGCATCGGCGGCTGCGGAGGTGGGGATTCAGAATCACGAAGCCATCGCCGCCGCCAAAGCGGGCGTCATCGGTATGGCTCGCTCAGCAGCAGCCACCTATGCTCACCACAATATCCGCGTCAACGTTGTCAGCCCGGGACTCATTCGCACCCCGATGACGCGCCGCATTTGGGAGAATCCAGCCGCCGCCGCAGCGTCCACCGCTCTGCATGCGTTGGGGCGGCTGGGCGAAACCGAACAGGTGGCCTCGCTGGTGGCCTGGTTGCTCGATCCCGAAAACCACTGGATCACCGGCCAGGTGATTGGGATCGATGGCGGACTGGGGCACGTATTGCCGCGCCGATAGAGTTCTGCATGGCAAAGCCTGCGGTGCCTTTATCAGCGGAATTCGTTCGCGAACATCACTGGACGGCATTTCAACCGGTCCTGTGGATGGGCGCTCTGCTCCTCGGCAGCGGTACTTTTCACCTGGCGTGGATGGCGTTGACCGGAGCGGATTGGAACGGCCCGTTGTCGCTCCGCAAACCTGGACTCTTTGGCGTTTCCGCAGGATTGACGGCCTGGTCCATCGCTTGGGTCATGACCAAACTTCATCCACATCGGCTGGACCGCTGGCTTGCCTGCGGGTTGGCCGGCGGCTTGCTGCTTGAAGTCGGACTGATCACCGTGCAGCAGTGGCGGGGAGTCCCCTCGCACTTCAATCGCACGACGACCTTCGATGCCGCCGTCGAAGTAGTGATGCTCGGGCTGGTCTTGCTGGTCACGGCTGGCATCGTGTGGCTGACCTTGCGGACCTGCTGGCTCCCGGCGATGGACCATGCGACCGCGATCGCACTGCGCGGAGGGATGTGGCTGCTCACCCTCTCCTGCGGACTGGGAATCATGATCACGATTCTAGGAGAGCGGAACCTGGCGGCGGGCAAGCTGCCCGAGGTCTGGGGGCCTGCGGGCGTTTTGAAGTACCCGCACGGAGCTGCTCTGCACGCCATTCAAACGTTGCCGATTCTCGCTTGGCTGCTGCACCAGCTGCACGTGCCAAGGTCAGCTGGGCTCATTCATGCGGCACTCTGGTCTCAAGTTCTCTTCCTGGTCCACGCACTGTGGCAAACGATTCACGGACGCGCGCGTTTCGACTTGGATTGGGTCGGCGGAGCCATTTTCCTTGTCGCTGCACTGCTGATCTGTGCGCCCGTGGCCGTAATCGTGCAAGCGCTCTTCTCGTTCGCCGGCGCTTTGCGGTGGCGCAGTGCCTCACGAAACTCGACCACCAACTAATCGCCCATTTCGGCAGATTTCAAATTATTCGGGTTAATTCAGGGCCCGCGTCTCGGGTTAGAAGACATGAACGATTTGGACGTTTTTTGTAAAGCGTTCAACGACTACCTATTTCTTCAAGGAATTAGCGAGATGCCAGACATCGTAGACACAGCAGTTGCCGCCGGCTCATTCAAGACCCTCGTGGCCGCGGTCAAGGCGGCGGATTTGGTGGACACGCTCAAGGGGGCGGGACCCTTTACGGTTTTTGCGCCCACCGACGCGGCCTTCGCGCAATTCCCGGCAGCGGTCATTCAGGACCTGCTCAAACCCGAAAACAAGGGGAAGCTCCAAGGCATTCTCACTTACCACGTCGTCCCCGGGAAAGTATTGGCGGCCGACGTGGTCAAACTGAAGGCCGCGAAGTCGGTCCAGGGACAAAATCTGAAAATTGACACTACGGACGGTGTGAAAGTGGATGACGCCAACGTAGTGAAGACGGACATCCAGTGCAGCAACGGGGTGATCCACGTGATCGACGCCGTCATGCTGCCCAAGTAGCCCTCCACCGTCATTGTTCGACTCCGGTCCACTTCTGAAGTGGACTGGAGTTTCATGTAATCAACAACTAACTGCGAGATACACATGCCCTCTGAGCACACGAATAACTGGCCTGATCTGGCGATCGGATTGTACGACCGTTTGACCGGCAGAAACGCCGAGATCGCCTACGAGTTTGTCGATATGCATGTGAAGATACCCAGCGGAACCGGTTCCAATGCCGAACACGCCGAATGGGTTCTCAGCGGTACCGTGAAAATTCAAACGGCGGGTAAGGCGCAGCGCCCAAACTGACCATGGCCGGTCGACTGGATGGTTTCCTGAACGGCCGGCCGGTTAGCCTCATCGCCCAGGACGGCAACGTCACTTTCAACTCCGACATGCGGAACCTATTCGGGCTGCGGCGGGGCTGGAAATCCATGGTGCAGCCGCTCCTCGCCATTCTGGGGCGCGAGGATATTCGACTGTCTGTCCGGGTAAGATGGCTGGGAGAGGTCGAGGTGTTCCCTCGGCCGCACTACCTGGTTCGTCTGTTTCTCCCGTGAACGCAGTTTCACCACGACGCTCACGGTCGTTGGTGGGAGTTCCAGTTCGGGACCGTCGGGGAGGAAATGTGGAATGCCGGGACTGATCTTGCTTACCGGCGGCACCGGTTACGTGGGCGGACGATTGTTATCGGTGCTGCAAAACCGAGGGGTGCGAGTGCGCTGTCTGACTCGCCGCCCCGAAGTTCTGAGCGACCGGACGAACGCGACCACCGAAATTGTCGCCGGCGATGTCTTGGATCGCGAATCCCTCGCTAGGGCACTCGCCGATGTCGATACGGCTTATTATTTCGTGCACTCGATGGGAGCGAGCCGAGACTTCGAGCAGCAGGATCGAGTCGCCGCTGCGAATTTCGCTCAAGTGGCGGCTGCCGCAGGCGTGCGGCGAATTATCTATTTGGGGGGCCTGGGAAATCCCGACGAAAAGCTTTCGAAGCACCTTCGCAGTCGTCAGGAAACGGGAGACGTGTTGCGCGAGCACCATCCTCAGGTGATCGAGTTCCGAGCTTCGATCGTGATCGGTTCGGGGAGTCTGTCGTTTGAAATGATCCGCTCGCTCGTCGAACGGCTGCCGATCATGATCTGCCCACGTTGGGTGCAAGTGAAGGCTCAACCGATCGCCATCGAAGACCTCTTGGCTTACCTCATCGCGGCTTTAGATCTGCCGTCTGGTTCATCCCTGGTTTACGAGATTGGCGGACCAGATCAAGTTTCCTATGGCGAGATCATGCAAGAGTACGCGCGACAGCGGGGACTCTCGCGCTGGATGATTCCCGTCCCGTTACTGACACCTTACCTCTCCAGTCTGTGGCTCGGTTTGGTCACGCCGCTCTATGCCCGGATCGGCCGAAAACTGGTGGAAAGCTTACGGAACCCCACGCTCATTTCGAACAATCTCGCTGCCAAGACATTTCCTGTCCGTCCGCGCTCGCTGCGCGAAGCCATCGCCCGGGCTCTGGTAAACGAGGATCGCGAGTTTGCGGAGACAAGTTGGTCGGACGCCCTGTCTTCGGCGGGCGCGCCACGCGACTGGGGAGGCACCCGCTTCGGTTCTCGCCTCGTTGATTCTCGCACGATCACGTTGAAGGTTCCGCCGGAACAGGCGTTCGCACCGATCCGTCGGATTGGCGGACGGACCGGTTGGTACTACGGGAACTGGCTGTGGTCGCTGCGCGGTTTCTTGGATTTGATCATCGGCGGCGTGGGTGTGCGCCGCGGGCGGCGCGATCCGGAGAATCTACATGTCGGCGATCCGCTCGACTTCTGGCGTGTCGAAGCCTGCGACCCGCCCCACCGTTTGCGACTGCAGGCGGAAATGAAACTGCCGGGCCGCGCCTGGCTCGAATTTGAGGTCACTCCCTGTGAGCAAGGGAGCACCATTCGCCAAACAGCGATTTTCGATCCTCTAGGACTCGCAGGGCTGCTGTATTGGTACGGCATCTATCCGCTTCACCAGTTCGTCTTCGCCGGCATGTTGCGAAATCTGGGCCGCGCCGCCGAATCGTCCGCTCTCGATTCAGCACCCCAGCGCGTCGTCGTGGGCGAGTCAGTCGCGCCGAAGACCCAAGCAGAGGAATCCTCGCCATGATCGAAAGCAAAGAGAGTGGCATGAGTTTCTCGCAAGAGTTGGCCCAATCGCCATGTTGGGCAAGTCGTTGGCTCTGGGCTGCAGGCATCTACAACCTAGCGTGGGGAGCACTTGCGATCGCGTGGCCCCACCTCTTATTCGACCTCACCGGTGCCGAACGGATCAATTACCCCGAAATCTGGCAGTGTGTGGGGATGATCGTCGGCGTTTACGGGATTGGTTATCTCATCGCGGCCAGTGATTCGCGCACGCATTGGCCGATCGTACTGGTTGGGCTGCTGGGAAAAGTATTCGGACCAATCGGGTTCTTGGTGGCGCTGCTGCGCGGGACATTTCCACCTCTCTTTGGATTGACGATTCTGACCAACGACCTGCTGTGGTGGATTCCGTTCATGATGATCCTGCTTGAGGCAGCGAAGCACTACAGAGCGACATCGCAGCCGACGGGAATTGCGCGTCAGCAGTTCGTTAAGCAGACCAAAATTAACGCTTCACCGGATGTGGTCTTTCGCTTTCACGAAAGCCCGGATGCTCTGCAACAGCTCATCCCACCGTGGGAGAACATAAAACTGGTCGAATCAGCCGGGTCCCTGCAGCCCAGCAGCCGGGTCGTCCTTCGCGGGAGTCTCGGAATCATGCCGATTCAGTGGGTCGCCATTCACACCGAATATGATCCGCCGCATCTTTTCGCGGACCTTCAGGAGTCAGGTCCGTTCGCCTATTGGTATCATCGCCATCGTTTCCTTGACGATGGTCAGGGCGGAACCCCGTTGAGGGATGAGGTCGAATATGCGGTTCCCTTGGGAGTGATTGGGCGGTGGCTCGGCGGCTGGCTTGTGCGCCGCAAACTGGAAGCCATGTTCGCCTACCGCCATGAGAAGACGCGAAGCTTGATCGAGTCCAGGGAATGGACGAGTGCGTTAGCAGCGAGCGAGAGGTGACAACTCAGTATGAATCATGATGTTTTGATCGTCGGGGCGGGGCTAGCCGGGTTGTGCTGTGCACGCAAATTGCAACATCATGGCATCCGCTGCCTGGTGCTGGAGGCTTCCGATGGTGTTGGGGGCCGGATCCGTACCGACAATGTGGATGGATTTCGCCTGGACCGAGGCTTTCAAGTCTTCTTGACCAGTTACCCGGAAGCCAAGGCGATTCTTGATTATGAGGCGTTGGACTTGAAGCCGTTCCTGCCCGGTGCTCTGGTTCGCTACGGTGGTCGATTTCACGAACTGACTGATCCCTGGCGACGACCGCTATCCGCCATTCGTTCGTTGTGGTCTCCGATAGGCTCCCTCGCCGACAAGTTACGGGTCGCGAGTTTTCGCTCAAGAGCATTGCGGGGCACCATTGAGGACCGTTTTCGCGACCCCGAAACCACATCCCTCCGGGCCCTTCAGGATGCGGGCTTCTCGGAGTCGATGATCGAGCGGTTCTTTCGCCCGTTTCTGGGCGGCATCTTTCTCGACTCCGAACTGCGGACCTCCAGCCGCATGCTGAACTTCGTGTTTCGCATGTTCTCCCTGGGAAATGCTTGTCTGCCTGCCGAGGGGATGGAAGCAATCCCACAACAGTTGGCGGCCGCGTTGCCGCCCGGTAGTATTCGGCTGGGAGCTAGGGTGGTGCGAGTGAAGCCTGGTTCGGTGACACTCTCCACCGGCGAAGAGCTCGGTGGCAAGTCCGTGTTGGTGGCGGTCGAAGGTCGCATGGCGGCAGAACTGCTGGGTGACTCCATTTCCCCGGTAGGACAAGGCACGACGTGCTTCTATTTTTCAGCATCGCGTCCGCCCATTGCCCAACCGCTGCTCGTCTTGAACGGCGATGGTCGCGGCCCAATCAACAATCTCTGTTTCCCCACCGTCGCCGCCCCTTCCTATGGCCCGGCCGACAAGTGCCTAGTCTCGGCGACGGTCGTGGGCACCGCGAACGATCCCGATCGCCTCTTGGCGGAGGTGCATGCACACTTGGGCGAGTGGTTCGGCTCCGCGGTCCAAGATTGGCTTCACTTACGGACGTATGCCATTCCTTACGCTCTGCCCGTTCAGACGCCACTCGCCTTAAACGTCCCAGAACGCTCCGTTCGTTGGCAGCCCGGAATTTACGTCTGCGGGGATCATCGCGACAACGCTTCCATCCAAGGAGCGATGGTCTCGGGACGTCGAGCCGCGGAAGCCGTGTTGAAGGATCTCAGATGAACGACCCAATCATCCGGCTCTTGTTCCTGGCCCACCTCGGATCATCCCTGTACATGCTGGGGCTCATTTGGTTTGTGCCGGTCGTGCACTACCCACTCTTTGCCAACGTCGGCAGTCAGGAGTTTTCTTCCTACGAACAGCGCCACACCGCTCTCACCACCTGGGTAGTCGGGCCCCCTATGCTGATTGAAGGGGCTACGGCGATGCTTCTGATTTGGTTCCACCCGCCGAGTGTCCCCGGGTGGTCCCTCTGGACGGGTATGGCGCTATTGGGAGTCATTTGGTTGTCGACGGCCTTCGTCCAGGTTCCCTGCCACGAAGTTTTGTCGCGTAGTTTTGACCCGCTTGTTCACCAGCGACTCGTCTGGACTAACTGGTTGCGCACCTTCGTTTGGAGCCTGCGTGGGATCTTGGTGTTGTGGATCGCCTGGTCATCGTAACGCTGAAACAACCGTCCCTATTCTTCTCCTTCCCGGCAACTCTTGGAGTGCCTGCGCGATTTGGTGGTTGCAAGCCCATGAATCGTCCGATCACATCTCTTTCGACTTGAATTGAGATCGGCCAATTCAACGGTTCGCAAGGTGATTCTTAACCCGGGATTTCATTCATTTCGAGCACTGCTGCGGCGAGTGCCAGGCCACTGAGGAAAGCCCCTTCCACACGAGGACCGCCACACCAGTCTCCACAGGCTCCCAATTTCAAATCGCCATCGAGCAAAAATCGTTGCGGCAGCGGCTCTTGAGGCAAAGCGTAACGCCAGCGATGGGCAATCACGAATTCGAGCGGTTGTGGAGCTTGCGCAATTGCTTGCCAAAATTCCGCTTCCAGAGTCTTGGCAATCGTCTCAACTGATTCCTCCAGGTGATCGCGTGACCACTTCGGCGAGGCATGCAGCACCCAGCAGTCGGCCGCATGACGCTCAGGCTTACTGGAGTTTCGCGCTATCCAACTCAGCGGCGAATCGTGGATAAACGCTGCGTCAAACGGAGTCTCTAGGCGCTCGCACATTTGTAGCAGCACCGCCCAGCAGGGATCCATCGTGACTTTTGACAGCGAGCTTTCGATCGCGGCAGATTTGTCGCCAAATAGCTTTGCCGTCTGGAGTGGCGGCGCTGTAGAAATCAGCAAATCGAACGGCCCATACTGAATGCCGAGGGTGTCCTGAACCTGCCAGGCACCATCCGAACGCCTGATGCTTTGAGCCGTGACGTTCGTGTGCACGTCTAGTCCTGTGGCCAGCGACTTCGCGATCGCATTCATTCCTGGGACGCCGACATAACGTTCTGTCGGCTCATGGAGATCGGTGACAATTCCCTGCTTCAAGGCTACGATCCGCCCTAGCCAGAGCTTGGCCGTACCCGCTTCGCACCACCGCTTCACCTGCGATCTGAATGCCGGATCGCGAACGGTGAAATGTTGGGCCCCGTGGTCGAAGGTGACTCCCGAATCGATCCGGCGAGTTGCCACGCGGCCGCCCACGCTGCGTGACTTTTCCAGCACTTTCACCTGGACACCTGAACTGCGCAACGTGTGAGCGCAGGCGAGCCCTGCAATTCCTGCTCCGATT
Above is a window of Anatilimnocola aggregata DNA encoding:
- a CDS encoding SRPBCC family protein, which encodes MIVGVYGIGYLIAASDSRTHWPIVLVGLLGKVFGPIGFLVALLRGTFPPLFGLTILTNDLLWWIPFMMILLEAAKHYRATSQPTGIARQQFVKQTKINASPDVVFRFHESPDALQQLIPPWENIKLVESAGSLQPSSRVVLRGSLGIMPIQWVAIHTEYDPPHLFADLQESGPFAYWYHRHRFLDDGQGGTPLRDEVEYAVPLGVIGRWLGGWLVRRKLEAMFAYRHEKTRSLIESREWTSALAASER
- a CDS encoding NAD(P)/FAD-dependent oxidoreductase — protein: MNHDVLIVGAGLAGLCCARKLQHHGIRCLVLEASDGVGGRIRTDNVDGFRLDRGFQVFLTSYPEAKAILDYEALDLKPFLPGALVRYGGRFHELTDPWRRPLSAIRSLWSPIGSLADKLRVASFRSRALRGTIEDRFRDPETTSLRALQDAGFSESMIERFFRPFLGGIFLDSELRTSSRMLNFVFRMFSLGNACLPAEGMEAIPQQLAAALPPGSIRLGARVVRVKPGSVTLSTGEELGGKSVLVAVEGRMAAELLGDSISPVGQGTTCFYFSASRPPIAQPLLVLNGDGRGPINNLCFPTVAAPSYGPADKCLVSATVVGTANDPDRLLAEVHAHLGEWFGSAVQDWLHLRTYAIPYALPVQTPLALNVPERSVRWQPGIYVCGDHRDNASIQGAMVSGRRAAEAVLKDLR
- a CDS encoding NAD(P)/FAD-dependent oxidoreductase — encoded protein: MFQKSIILVGIVKWISIRPTFGNSEVNNNRSVGIIGAGIAGLACAHTLRSSGVQVKVLEKSRSVGGRVATRRIDSGVTFDHGAQHFTVRDPAFRSQVKRWCEAGTAKLWLGRIVALKQGIVTDLHEPTERYVGVPGMNAIAKSLATGLDVHTNVTAQSIRRSDGAWQVQDTLGIQYGPFDLLISTAPPLQTAKLFGDKSAAIESSLSKVTMDPCWAVLLQMCERLETPFDAAFIHDSPLSWIARNSSKPERHAADCWVLHASPKWSRDHLEESVETIAKTLEAEFWQAIAQAPQPLEFVIAHRWRYALPQEPLPQRFLLDGDLKLGACGDWCGGPRVEGAFLSGLALAAAVLEMNEIPG